From a region of the Sebastes umbrosus isolate fSebUmb1 chromosome 10, fSebUmb1.pri, whole genome shotgun sequence genome:
- the LOC119496246 gene encoding 5-hydroxytryptamine receptor 7-like isoform X1, which yields MVVVGASNGSFGNMRSSFMIEDTRVFGGGGDPGGSTNMMISEALAPRLLKIAQGAAEAAAAAAATTTSPSSTSSTQPQVMEMEMETNGTRCGEQILSYGRFEKVLIGGILTMLTLSTICGNSLVVISVCVVKKLRQPSNYLIVSLAVADLSVALAVMPFVSITDLIGGQWIFGQFFCNVFIAMDVMCCTASIMSLCVISIDRYLGITKPLTYPVRQNGCCMAKMVLSVWLLSASITLPPLFGWAQNVNDGRVCLISQDFGYTVYSTAVAFYIPMSVMLIMYYRIFRAAKLSAAKHCITGFPREVKPVAGAAPRGGRRGHEAQRLEASGETGSVEATEAEQEEEESLDCVAAALKLQREVEEECSTRVSRLLKTGEHHQRRKRKNQSIFKREQKAAATLGIVVGAFTFCWLPFFLVSTARPFVCGVECSCVPLWLERTLLWLGYANSLINPFIYAFFNRDLRTTYSNLLRCRYRNINRKLSAAGMHEALKLVEKPDADV from the exons ATGGTTGTTGTGGGAGCGAGTAACGGAAGCTTCGGTAACATGAGGTCGTCGTTCATGATAGAAGATACTAGAGTctttggtggtggtggagatCCAGGAGGCTCCACCAACATGATGATCTCGGAGGCTCTTGCGCCTCGGCTGCTGAAGATTGCGCAGGGCGCcgcagaggcagcagcagcagcggcagcgaCGACGACTTCTCCATCATCCACCTCCAGCACTCAGCCGCAGGtcatggagatggagatggagacgaACGGGACGCGGTGCGGAGAGCAGATACTGAGCTACGGCCGCTTCGAGAAGGTGCTGATCGGAGGCATCCTCACCATGCTCACGCTGTCCACCATCTGCGGGAACTCGCTGGTGGTCATCTCGGTGTGCGTCGTGAAGAAGCTTCGACAGCCGTCCAACTATCTGATCGTGTCGCTGGCCGTGGCGGACCTGTCGGTGGCTCTGGCCGTGATGCCCTTCGTCAGCATCACGGACCTGATCGGAGGCCAGTGGATATTCGGACAGTTCTTCTGTAACGTTTTCATCGCCATGGATGTGATGTGCTGCACCGCGTCCATCATGAGTCTGTGCGTAATCAGCATTGACAG GTATCTGGGTATCACGAAACCCCTGACGTATCCTGTCCGGCAAAACGGCTGCTGCATGGCCAAGATGGTCCTGTCAGTGTGGCTCCTCTCAGCCTCCATCACCCTCCCCCCTCTGTTTGGCTGGGCGCAGAACGTCAATGACGGCCGGGTCTGCCTCATCAGCCAGGACTTCGGCTACACCGTCTACTCTACAGCTGTGGCGTTCTACATCCCCATGTCAGTGATGTTGATCATGTACTACAGGATCTTCCGGGCGGCAAAACTCAGCGCTGCTAAGCACTGCATCACCGGCTTCCCCAGAGAAGTGAAGCCCGTTGCAGGGGCGGCTCCTCGTGGGGGAAGAAGAGGGCACGAGGCTCAGCGGCTAGAAGCATCaggagagacaggaagtgttgaAGCGACAGAGGCtgaacaggaagaggaggagagcttGGACTGCGTGGCAGCGGCGTTGAAGCTCCAGCgcgaggtggaggaggagtgcAGCACGCGCGTCTCTCGCCTCCTCAAGACCGGTGAACACCACCAGCGGCGGAAGAGGAAAAACCAGTCCATCTTCAAGCGGGAGCAGAAAGCCGCGGCCACTCTGGGCATCGTGGTCGGCGCCTTCACCTTCTGCTGGCTGCCGTTCTTCTTGGTGTCCACCGCCAGGCCGTTTGTCTGCGGCGTGGAGTGCAGCTGCGTGCCCCTCTGGCTGGAGAGAACTCTGTTGTGGCTCGGATACGCCAACTCCCTCATTAATCCCTTTATTTATGCGTTTTTCAACCGTGATCTGAGGACCACCTACAGTAACCTCCTGCGGTGCCGCTACAGGAACATCAATCGGAAGCTGTCTGCGGCTGGCATGCACGAGGCTCTGAAGCTGGTGGAGAAGCCAGACGCTGATGTGTAG
- the LOC119496246 gene encoding 5-hydroxytryptamine receptor 7-like isoform X2, producing MEMEMETNGTRCGEQILSYGRFEKVLIGGILTMLTLSTICGNSLVVISVCVVKKLRQPSNYLIVSLAVADLSVALAVMPFVSITDLIGGQWIFGQFFCNVFIAMDVMCCTASIMSLCVISIDRYLGITKPLTYPVRQNGCCMAKMVLSVWLLSASITLPPLFGWAQNVNDGRVCLISQDFGYTVYSTAVAFYIPMSVMLIMYYRIFRAAKLSAAKHCITGFPREVKPVAGAAPRGGRRGHEAQRLEASGETGSVEATEAEQEEEESLDCVAAALKLQREVEEECSTRVSRLLKTGEHHQRRKRKNQSIFKREQKAAATLGIVVGAFTFCWLPFFLVSTARPFVCGVECSCVPLWLERTLLWLGYANSLINPFIYAFFNRDLRTTYSNLLRCRYRNINRKLSAAGMHEALKLVEKPDADV from the exons atggagatggagatggagacgaACGGGACGCGGTGCGGAGAGCAGATACTGAGCTACGGCCGCTTCGAGAAGGTGCTGATCGGAGGCATCCTCACCATGCTCACGCTGTCCACCATCTGCGGGAACTCGCTGGTGGTCATCTCGGTGTGCGTCGTGAAGAAGCTTCGACAGCCGTCCAACTATCTGATCGTGTCGCTGGCCGTGGCGGACCTGTCGGTGGCTCTGGCCGTGATGCCCTTCGTCAGCATCACGGACCTGATCGGAGGCCAGTGGATATTCGGACAGTTCTTCTGTAACGTTTTCATCGCCATGGATGTGATGTGCTGCACCGCGTCCATCATGAGTCTGTGCGTAATCAGCATTGACAG GTATCTGGGTATCACGAAACCCCTGACGTATCCTGTCCGGCAAAACGGCTGCTGCATGGCCAAGATGGTCCTGTCAGTGTGGCTCCTCTCAGCCTCCATCACCCTCCCCCCTCTGTTTGGCTGGGCGCAGAACGTCAATGACGGCCGGGTCTGCCTCATCAGCCAGGACTTCGGCTACACCGTCTACTCTACAGCTGTGGCGTTCTACATCCCCATGTCAGTGATGTTGATCATGTACTACAGGATCTTCCGGGCGGCAAAACTCAGCGCTGCTAAGCACTGCATCACCGGCTTCCCCAGAGAAGTGAAGCCCGTTGCAGGGGCGGCTCCTCGTGGGGGAAGAAGAGGGCACGAGGCTCAGCGGCTAGAAGCATCaggagagacaggaagtgttgaAGCGACAGAGGCtgaacaggaagaggaggagagcttGGACTGCGTGGCAGCGGCGTTGAAGCTCCAGCgcgaggtggaggaggagtgcAGCACGCGCGTCTCTCGCCTCCTCAAGACCGGTGAACACCACCAGCGGCGGAAGAGGAAAAACCAGTCCATCTTCAAGCGGGAGCAGAAAGCCGCGGCCACTCTGGGCATCGTGGTCGGCGCCTTCACCTTCTGCTGGCTGCCGTTCTTCTTGGTGTCCACCGCCAGGCCGTTTGTCTGCGGCGTGGAGTGCAGCTGCGTGCCCCTCTGGCTGGAGAGAACTCTGTTGTGGCTCGGATACGCCAACTCCCTCATTAATCCCTTTATTTATGCGTTTTTCAACCGTGATCTGAGGACCACCTACAGTAACCTCCTGCGGTGCCGCTACAGGAACATCAATCGGAAGCTGTCTGCGGCTGGCATGCACGAGGCTCTGAAGCTGGTGGAGAAGCCAGACGCTGATGTGTAG